A region from the Ammospiza nelsoni isolate bAmmNel1 chromosome 1, bAmmNel1.pri, whole genome shotgun sequence genome encodes:
- the OTUD1 gene encoding OTU domain-containing protein 1 — translation MQLYSSVITHYPAAATAAAAAASPSSAAVFKVSLSPGPSGAEAPSAADAAGPNAAAESSGKDSFVPAGGSSSSAAAMPAFSSCLEVMPSGPAAGPAGRPAGGPQFSSCAQVTVSRRRPLERIVPIRIVQRAEAAGELVPGSPRSRAWLEGILESVRQAGGDGEAAAEEPSNRSLRLSEHCQALQAAAAGAQPGLVPGCGPAERSGGPAQPGGPAAHGEEEEAAAGPDVRRGPGGRAERSEKLALYLAEVEKQDKYLRQKGRFRFHIIPDGNCLYRAVCKAVYGDQRLHGELRERTVHYIADHLDHFNPIIEGDVGEFLIGAAQDGAWAGYPELLAMGQMLNVNIHLTTGGRPESPTVSTMVHYLGPEDPTRPNIWLSWLSNGHYDAVLDRVCPNPEYEAWCRQTQVQRRRDEELAKSMAVSLSKMYIEQNACS, via the coding sequence ATGCAGCTCTACAGCTCCGTGATCACCCACTACCCGGCGGCCGCCACCGCAGCAGCCGCCGCGGCCTCGCCGAGCTCCGCCGCCGTCTTCAAGGTCTCCTTGTCGCCGGGACCCTCCGGCGCGGAGGCACCGAGCGCCGCCGACGCCGCGGGCCCGAACGCGGCCGCCGAGAGCTCCGGCAAGGACAGCTTCGTTCCCGcggggggcagcagcagcagcgccgccGCCATGCCCGCCTTCTCGTCCTGCCTGGAGGTGATGCCGAGCGGCCCCgcggcgggcccggccgggcggCCGGCGGGCGGCCCCCAGTTCAGCTCCTGCGCGCAGGTCACCGTCAGCCGCCGGCGGCCGCTGGAGCGCATCGTGCCCATCCGCATCGTGCAGCGCGCCGAAGCCGCCGGAGAGCTGGTGCCGGGCTCGCCGCGCAGCCGCGCCTGGCTGGAGGGCATCCTGGAGAGCGTGCGGCAGGCCGGGGGCGACGGCGAGGCCGCCGCCGAGGAGCCCAGCAACCGCAGCCTGCGGCTTAGCGAGCACTGCCAGGCGCTGCAGGCGGCGGCCGCCGGAGCCCAGCCCGGGCTGGTCCCCGGCTGCGGCcccgcggagcggagcgggggcCCCGCGCAGcccggcggccccgccgcgcacggcgaggaggaggaggcggcggcggggcccgaCGTGCGGCGGGGTCCCGGCGGCAGAGCGGAGCGCAGCGAGAAGCTGGCGCTGTACCTGGCCGAGGTGGAGAAGCAGGACAAGTACCTGCGGCAGAAGGGCCGGTTCCGCTTCCACATCATCCCCGACGGGAACTGCCTGTACCGCGCCGTCTGCAAGGCGGTGTACGGGGACCAGCGGCTGCACGGCGAGCTCCGCGAGCGGACCGTGCACTACATCGCCGACCACCTGGACCACTTCAACCCCATCATCGAGGGCGACGTGGGAGAGTTCCTCATCGGCGCCGCCCAGGACGGGGCGTGGGCCGGCTACCCGGAGCTGCTGGCCATGGGACAGATGCTGAACGTGAACATCCACCTGACCACGGGCGGCCGGCCCGAGAGCCCCACCGTTTCCACCATGGTTCACTACCTGGGGCCCGAGGACCCGACACGGCCCAATATCTGGCTGAGCTGGCTTAGCAATGGGCACTACGATGCTGTGCTGGACCGCGTGTGCCCCAACCCAGAGTACGAGGCGTGGTGCAGACAGACTCAGGTACAGCGCAGGCGGGATGAGGAGCTGGCCAAGTCCATGGCGGTGTCCTTGTCCAAGATGTACATAGAGCAGAATGCCTGCTCATGA